The following coding sequences are from one uncultured Desulfobacter sp. window:
- a CDS encoding FAD-dependent oxidoreductase encodes MKKNLVLIGGGHAHMTALENISRFVEKGYQVTVIGPSFYHYYSGMGPGMLGGTYTPSDIRFATRDVVCQQGGSFVKDYATGIDPAAKTIVTAGGQSYGYDVLSVNAGSYVSMQDMPENAENIYPVKPIEKLMEAAENLKTLFARKKAVVTIVGGGPSSAEVAGNIWQLANQTKGNMPEIKILAGSRFMARFPESVRSRVIRILTKRDIRIFENGYVEKVTPESIVMESGDSISTDFTFLASGVKPSTLFETSGLPVGPDKGLLVNKYLQCVDYPDIFGGGDCIYFKDQPLDKVGVYAVRQNPVLLNNLFAQLEGKPLQAFEPGPEYLLIFNLGANLGVLKKKGVVFSGKPAFWIKNYIDTKFMKRFQAIEKRF; translated from the coding sequence ATGAAAAAGAATCTGGTGCTGATCGGCGGCGGCCATGCCCACATGACCGCACTTGAGAACATTTCCCGGTTTGTTGAAAAGGGGTATCAGGTAACCGTGATCGGTCCCTCCTTTTACCACTATTATTCGGGCATGGGGCCTGGGATGCTGGGCGGCACATACACCCCGTCGGACATTCGTTTTGCCACCCGTGATGTTGTGTGTCAACAAGGCGGAAGTTTCGTAAAGGATTACGCCACCGGCATTGACCCGGCAGCCAAAACCATTGTTACAGCCGGCGGCCAAAGTTATGGCTATGATGTGCTTTCGGTGAATGCAGGCTCCTATGTATCCATGCAGGATATGCCTGAAAATGCGGAAAATATTTATCCGGTCAAACCCATTGAAAAGCTGATGGAAGCGGCGGAAAACCTCAAAACACTATTTGCCCGTAAAAAAGCGGTGGTGACCATCGTCGGCGGCGGCCCCTCCTCGGCGGAAGTGGCAGGAAACATATGGCAACTGGCAAATCAGACAAAGGGGAATATGCCGGAGATCAAAATTCTTGCCGGCAGCCGGTTCATGGCCAGATTTCCCGAAAGTGTCCGAAGCCGCGTGATCCGGATTCTTACAAAAAGAGATATTCGGATTTTTGAAAACGGGTACGTAGAAAAAGTAACACCCGAATCCATTGTCATGGAATCCGGTGACTCGATCTCAACGGATTTTACGTTTCTTGCCTCGGGGGTGAAACCCTCAACACTGTTCGAAACATCCGGCCTGCCGGTGGGTCCGGATAAAGGCCTGCTGGTAAACAAGTATCTGCAATGCGTGGACTATCCTGATATTTTCGGCGGCGGGGACTGTATCTATTTTAAGGATCAACCGTTGGATAAGGTAGGGGTGTATGCGGTCCGGCAAAATCCAGTGCTGCTGAACAACCTGTTTGCCCAACTTGAAGGAAAGCCGCTGCAAGCATTTGAACCGGGACCGGAGTACCTGTTAATCTTTAACCTCGGTGCAAACCTTGGTGTCTTGAAAAAAAAAGGGGTGGTATTCAGTGGGAAACCGGCATTCTGGATTAAAAACTATATTGATACAAAATTTATGAAAAGATTTCAGGCCATCGAAAAGAGGTTTTAA
- a CDS encoding transporter substrate-binding domain-containing protein: MKRFFIVSIGLVFSLFICAQAWSEPLDVACDEWPPYQIEDGTGNVGGFSAEVVKAVFQRMGISLNSLKVYPWKRALKNVQDGKSHALFSANFTKERTAFVWYPEEAIIDSPWVIWIKKGSGNTYKSLEDLKGKTVGGVEGYSYTQEFWDYVKANNAFEGANSDETNFKKLHGDRFEYVIAELGNGYHVLRQLGFNDIEPVKEFPIKSDGLFIIFNKTKVSKDVVEKFSDELKKFKQEPAYQDLIKKYFS; the protein is encoded by the coding sequence ATGAAGCGATTCTTCATCGTATCAATTGGTTTGGTATTTTCCCTCTTTATATGTGCCCAAGCATGGTCTGAGCCATTGGATGTAGCTTGCGACGAATGGCCGCCCTACCAGATCGAGGATGGCACCGGAAATGTCGGTGGTTTCAGCGCCGAAGTTGTGAAAGCCGTATTTCAGAGAATGGGGATTAGCCTGAATTCCCTTAAAGTTTATCCCTGGAAGCGGGCCCTGAAAAATGTTCAGGACGGCAAATCCCATGCACTGTTTTCAGCGAACTTCACCAAAGAAAGGACAGCCTTTGTCTGGTACCCGGAGGAAGCTATAATTGATTCGCCGTGGGTGATCTGGATCAAAAAAGGAAGTGGAAACACCTATAAATCCCTGGAGGATTTAAAGGGTAAAACCGTGGGCGGGGTTGAAGGATACAGCTATACTCAGGAATTCTGGGACTATGTCAAGGCCAACAATGCATTCGAGGGCGCCAACTCGGACGAAACCAACTTCAAAAAACTCCACGGTGACAGATTCGAATACGTTATCGCGGAACTCGGTAATGGCTACCATGTTCTTAGACAACTGGGATTTAATGATATTGAGCCGGTCAAAGAATTCCCCATAAAATCAGACGGTCTGTTTATCATATTCAACAAAACAAAGGTCTCTAAAGATGTGGTTGAAAAATTCTCCGATGAACTAAAAAAGTTCAAACAGGAGCCGGCCTATCAAGACCTGATTAAAAAATATTTTTCCTGA
- a CDS encoding TIGR04283 family arsenosugar biosynthesis glycosyltransferase, whose translation MKPVISVIIPVYGEAERINRTIDTLKTSVAQMRWAMEIIVVDGDPEKGTLNAIKDPEVIKTASPAGRGMQMNHGARAATADLFLFLHADTVLPANALKTILHLCRYKQVPAGAFDLAINDAHPAFRIIEKGATLRSRITRIPFGDQALFFKSECFWALGGYKPIALMEDVDIMRRLRKKGYKIHFISDPVVTSARRWKKEGMIYTTLRNWMLQLLFYIKVSPEKLKTYYH comes from the coding sequence ATGAAGCCCGTAATCTCTGTCATTATACCTGTATACGGTGAAGCTGAGCGCATAAATCGGACCATAGATACGTTAAAAACTTCGGTGGCGCAGATGCGGTGGGCCATGGAAATTATTGTGGTGGATGGTGACCCTGAAAAAGGCACCCTTAACGCAATCAAAGATCCGGAGGTAATAAAAACAGCATCCCCGGCCGGCCGGGGTATGCAGATGAACCATGGGGCCCGGGCCGCAACCGCCGATCTGTTTCTGTTTCTTCATGCAGATACCGTTTTGCCTGCCAATGCCCTTAAAACAATTCTCCATCTCTGCCGGTATAAGCAGGTCCCTGCCGGTGCATTTGATCTGGCCATCAACGATGCCCATCCGGCGTTTCGCATCATCGAAAAAGGGGCGACCCTGCGTTCCCGGATCACCCGGATTCCCTTTGGCGACCAGGCCTTATTTTTTAAATCGGAATGCTTTTGGGCCCTGGGCGGGTATAAACCCATTGCCCTGATGGAAGATGTGGACATCATGCGCAGACTCAGGAAAAAAGGATATAAAATCCACTTTATTTCAGACCCGGTAGTGACCTCGGCCCGGCGCTGGAAAAAGGAGGGGATGATATATACAACCCTTCGCAACTGGATGCTTCAACTGCTTTTTTATATCAAGGTCAGCCCGGAGAAATTAAAGACGTACTATCACTGA
- a CDS encoding FAD-dependent oxidoreductase — MNQRIVKMLILVIIILGVTLFFSLDLHRQLTFETLKSRQAAMEDVYAENTALTILIYAAVYIVITALSLPGAVIMTLAGGAVFGLWTGTIIVSFASTIGATLAFLTSRFLLRGYIQDRFSDRLKKINEGIETDGPFYLFTLRLVPVFPFFVINLVMGVTPIKTGLFYIVSQVGMLPGTLAYINAGTQLSQVQSASGILSLPLLASFALLGVFPWIARAFTALLKHRRIMAKFSKPSKFDYNLVVIGAGSAGLVTSYIAAAVKAGVALVEKNKMGGDCLNTGCVPSKALLRSAKMLSYAQRAQEFGFDRARIDFEFKTVMDRVEKVIKKIEPHDSVERYTQLGVDCIQGEAQILSPYEVEVNGKTITTRSIVLATGARPRVPAIPGLDQVPYFTSDTVWSLRALPQRLVVLGGGPIGCELSQAFARLGAKVTLVGRADRLMGREDDDVSDFIQETFADEGIEMLTGHTVKEIRVDNDQKQLICTRNSDKQEVAVQFDGVLLALGRVANTQGFGLEKLGVALNPNGTVKTDGRLQTSIPNIYAAGDVAGPYQFTHVASHQAWYASVNALFGTFKKFTADYRVIPWCTFTDPEVARVGMNETDCLAAGIACDVTRYGIDDLDRAIADSEARGFVKVLTVPKKDKILGVTIVGAHAGDLIHEFILAMKYNIGLNKILGTIHIYPTLAESGRFAAGAWKRARVPKTTLKIIERFLAWRRK; from the coding sequence ATGAATCAACGCATCGTTAAAATGCTCATTTTGGTAATCATTATCCTGGGCGTTACCCTGTTTTTCTCTTTGGATCTTCACCGGCAGCTGACCTTTGAGACCCTCAAGTCCCGACAGGCGGCCATGGAAGATGTGTATGCCGAAAATACGGCCCTGACCATCTTAATTTACGCGGCGGTATATATTGTCATCACCGCGCTGTCACTTCCGGGGGCGGTGATAATGACCCTGGCAGGCGGTGCCGTATTCGGACTTTGGACCGGTACCATCATTGTCTCTTTTGCAAGTACCATCGGTGCGACACTGGCCTTTTTAACGTCACGGTTTTTGTTGAGGGGCTACATTCAGGATCGATTTTCAGACCGCCTTAAAAAAATCAATGAGGGCATTGAAACCGACGGGCCTTTTTATCTTTTTACCCTTCGACTTGTGCCGGTGTTTCCCTTTTTTGTCATTAACCTTGTCATGGGTGTTACCCCCATTAAAACGGGCCTCTTTTACATCGTAAGCCAGGTGGGTATGCTGCCCGGGACCCTTGCCTACATCAACGCCGGCACCCAGTTATCCCAGGTGCAAAGCGCTTCCGGGATTCTCTCTTTGCCTTTGCTTGCTTCCTTTGCCCTTTTGGGCGTTTTCCCCTGGATTGCAAGGGCGTTTACCGCTCTTTTAAAGCACCGGCGAATCATGGCAAAATTTTCCAAACCGTCAAAGTTTGACTACAACCTGGTGGTGATCGGTGCCGGTTCCGCAGGCCTTGTCACCTCTTATATTGCGGCGGCCGTGAAGGCGGGCGTGGCACTGGTGGAAAAAAACAAGATGGGCGGGGACTGCCTGAATACCGGATGTGTGCCCAGCAAAGCCCTGCTGCGATCGGCAAAAATGCTCTCCTATGCCCAAAGGGCCCAAGAGTTTGGGTTTGACCGGGCCCGCATTGACTTTGAATTTAAAACGGTCATGGACCGGGTGGAAAAGGTCATTAAAAAAATAGAGCCCCATGATTCCGTGGAGCGGTATACCCAGCTTGGGGTCGACTGCATCCAAGGTGAGGCCCAAATTCTTTCCCCCTATGAAGTGGAAGTAAACGGTAAAACCATCACCACCCGCAGCATTGTGTTGGCAACGGGCGCCCGGCCCAGGGTTCCGGCCATACCCGGCCTTGACCAGGTGCCGTATTTTACCTCTGATACGGTCTGGTCCTTAAGGGCGTTGCCCCAACGGCTGGTGGTGCTCGGGGGAGGCCCCATCGGCTGCGAACTCAGCCAGGCCTTTGCCCGTTTGGGGGCCAAGGTAACCCTGGTGGGCAGGGCTGACCGTCTCATGGGCCGGGAGGATGATGATGTATCCGATTTTATCCAAGAGACCTTTGCCGACGAAGGCATTGAGATGCTCACCGGGCATACGGTAAAAGAGATACGGGTGGACAATGACCAGAAACAACTGATCTGTACCAGGAATTCCGACAAGCAAGAGGTGGCGGTCCAATTTGATGGCGTGTTGCTTGCCCTGGGCCGGGTGGCCAATACCCAGGGTTTTGGACTGGAAAAACTGGGGGTCGCCTTGAATCCCAACGGCACCGTTAAAACCGATGGCCGGCTCCAGACTTCCATTCCCAATATCTATGCGGCAGGCGACGTTGCAGGCCCCTATCAATTCACCCATGTGGCCTCCCACCAGGCCTGGTATGCATCCGTCAATGCGTTGTTCGGCACTTTTAAAAAGTTTACGGCCGATTACAGGGTGATCCCCTGGTGCACCTTTACCGATCCCGAAGTGGCCCGGGTGGGCATGAACGAAACCGATTGTCTTGCCGCCGGCATTGCCTGCGACGTCACCCGTTATGGGATTGATGATCTGGACCGGGCCATTGCAGACTCCGAAGCCAGAGGATTTGTCAAAGTGCTGACTGTTCCCAAAAAGGACAAAATCCTGGGGGTGACCATTGTGGGGGCCCATGCCGGTGACTTGATCCACGAATTTATTCTAGCCATGAAATACAATATCGGACTCAATAAAATTCTTGGCACCATTCATATTTACCCGACCCTGGCGGAGTCCGGCCGATTTGCCGCTGGAGCCTGGAAAAGAGCCCGGGTGCCGAAAACCACGTTGAAAATTATCGAGCGGTTTTTAGCCTGGCGACGTAAGTAA
- a CDS encoding DUF3047 domain-containing protein — MNRKTQVLTVVAVAVILQAAVVVCAEPIVTVGNFSQADIGEILPPDWEPLTFKKIKTHTLYQIVEDQGRTVVKAQSKTSASGLIRKIGIDVQKYPILQWKWKITQINEKSDVTQKQGDDYPARIYVAFIYDPDAAGFWEKTKFETVRLLYGEYPPATVVTYIWANKVPKETRVPNPYVDRVMMIAVQSGEEKVGSWVTEERNIYQDYVESFGHPPPLTSGVAIMTDTDNTGETSTAFYGDIIFKSALGTPMQ, encoded by the coding sequence TTGAATCGAAAAACACAAGTTTTGACGGTGGTGGCTGTTGCCGTGATTTTGCAAGCCGCCGTTGTCGTTTGCGCCGAGCCGATTGTAACCGTAGGCAACTTTTCCCAGGCAGATATCGGCGAGATACTACCCCCGGACTGGGAGCCTTTAACATTTAAAAAGATAAAAACACACACCCTATACCAGATCGTTGAAGATCAGGGGAGAACCGTGGTCAAAGCCCAAAGCAAGACTTCGGCCTCGGGACTGATTCGAAAAATAGGTATTGATGTTCAAAAATATCCAATTCTTCAATGGAAATGGAAAATCACGCAGATTAATGAGAAATCCGATGTGACCCAAAAACAAGGGGATGATTATCCGGCACGCATTTATGTTGCGTTTATATATGATCCGGATGCCGCAGGATTCTGGGAAAAAACAAAGTTTGAAACTGTCCGACTGCTCTATGGCGAGTATCCGCCGGCAACTGTGGTGACCTATATCTGGGCCAACAAGGTCCCCAAAGAGACCCGTGTTCCCAACCCTTACGTCGACAGGGTGATGATGATTGCCGTCCAAAGCGGTGAAGAAAAGGTGGGGTCCTGGGTCACCGAGGAGCGAAATATTTATCAGGATTATGTGGAGAGTTTCGGACATCCGCCCCCACTGACTTCGGGGGTGGCGATCATGACCGACACGGACAATACGGGTGAGACGTCAACTGCCTTTTACGGGGATATAATTTTTAAATCCGCTTTGGGGACGCCAATGCAATGA
- a CDS encoding TIGR04282 family arsenosugar biosynthesis glycosyltransferase, protein MATDNNVVIVFVKAPEKGRVKTRLAKGVGETAALALYRCFVMDVLDMVRSTPWALRVYYTPDNAFDPVRTWLGDDPDLFSQKGATLGEKMENALADTFAAGYDRAVLIGSDLPDLPPGIIDTAFKGLEQCSAAIGPSRDGGYYLIGFTAEGFTPRIFHGIPWSTNQVFDLTLTRLKKYHVSHYTLPVWQDIDTREDLSFLTLDPSGKTAVHTTNYLLKQGGTI, encoded by the coding sequence ATGGCAACGGACAACAACGTGGTTATCGTTTTCGTCAAAGCCCCGGAAAAAGGCCGTGTAAAAACAAGATTGGCCAAGGGGGTAGGGGAGACCGCCGCCCTGGCATTATACCGCTGCTTTGTGATGGATGTTCTGGATATGGTGCGGTCAACCCCCTGGGCGTTGCGGGTGTATTATACGCCGGACAACGCCTTTGACCCTGTCCGTACCTGGCTGGGAGATGATCCGGATCTTTTCTCCCAAAAGGGCGCCACTTTGGGGGAGAAAATGGAAAATGCCCTTGCCGATACGTTTGCCGCCGGTTACGATCGGGCAGTCCTCATCGGTTCTGATCTACCGGATTTGCCGCCCGGGATAATTGATACGGCGTTTAAAGGCTTGGAACAGTGCAGCGCTGCCATCGGCCCAAGCCGGGACGGCGGCTATTATCTGATCGGCTTTACGGCCGAAGGTTTCACCCCCCGGATATTCCATGGCATCCCATGGTCCACCAACCAGGTATTTGATTTGACCCTGACCCGGTTAAAAAAGTATCACGTCTCACATTATACTCTGCCCGTATGGCAGGACATTGATACACGGGAGGATTTGAGCTTTCTTACCCTTGATCCATCCGGGAAGACAGCAGTGCACACAACCAACTACCTTTTAAAACAAGGAGGGACGATTTGA
- a CDS encoding rhodanese-like domain-containing protein, with amino-acid sequence MKWLQFFTPAQSMNTGQAKEFISTHPNEETTILDVRQPSEYEERHIPGSVLIPVSDLSDRFGELDPDKPTLVYCAIGGRSRVAAQMLAGKGFKKVINVSGGIKAWESEIAVGDQDLGIDLFSDTEDPAQVLKAAYSLEQGLRDFYLTLGGQATNPKVKELFAKLSEIELKHQTSIFQAYLDIREETQKISQKEFEEMVEVKALEGGLSTEQYLELFSPDLEKETDVISLAMSIEAQALDLYQRLALKIDNPDSKQVVQKIAAEEKAHLESLGKLMDSLKETDL; translated from the coding sequence ATGAAATGGCTACAGTTTTTTACGCCCGCCCAATCAATGAATACCGGGCAGGCAAAGGAATTTATCTCCACACACCCCAACGAAGAGACAACCATCCTTGATGTCCGCCAGCCCTCTGAATATGAGGAGCGCCACATCCCTGGGTCCGTGTTGATCCCTGTGTCCGATCTTTCAGACCGTTTTGGAGAACTCGACCCGGACAAACCGACCCTGGTGTACTGTGCCATAGGCGGCCGCAGCCGGGTGGCGGCCCAGATGCTGGCCGGCAAGGGATTTAAAAAGGTAATCAATGTTTCCGGCGGCATAAAGGCATGGGAATCTGAAATCGCCGTGGGAGATCAAGATCTGGGTATCGACTTATTTTCCGACACAGAAGATCCAGCCCAGGTACTCAAGGCGGCCTACTCCCTGGAACAGGGGTTGAGGGATTTTTACCTTACCCTGGGCGGTCAGGCAACCAACCCCAAGGTGAAAGAACTTTTTGCAAAACTGTCTGAAATCGAGTTGAAACATCAAACCTCTATTTTTCAGGCATATCTGGATATCCGTGAGGAGACCCAAAAGATATCCCAAAAAGAGTTTGAAGAAATGGTCGAAGTTAAAGCCCTGGAGGGCGGGCTTTCAACCGAACAGTATCTTGAGCTGTTCAGCCCGGACCTGGAAAAGGAAACCGATGTCATCTCCCTTGCCATGTCCATTGAAGCCCAGGCCCTGGATCTTTACCAGCGCCTTGCATTGAAAATAGACAACCCGGATTCAAAACAGGTTGTCCAGAAAATTGCCGCTGAAGAAAAAGCGCATCTGGAAAGTCTGGGTAAACTGATGGATTCCCTGAAGGAAACAGACCTATGA
- a CDS encoding DUF5714 domain-containing protein produces the protein MNTEPYHHWIRLEQDNTAVYVNPESVDWIVPSAAGDRLLQTLISAKGQGGATGDKDFSAIVRESQFLSLIKSPDVSDFKGRGHVLSLKRLKEFWLHITDQCNLACRHCLFSCSAKTNRAMDFGMITAAVSQAYALGTRIFYLTGGEPLVHPDFQDICRLILMEYPDTMLVILTNGIRIPDHLDFFKTLPCDRLFLQVSLDGIEETNDRLRGAGAFAKTTAALAALKGSNIVTTLSMVVHPDNFHQMTKMVELGAAFSVNAIHYMWLLTTGRASSQSAVSMDELFNRLIEAHDMAQAHGISIDNITNLAARVFSTPGTRYDLGNAGWESLALAPDGTIYPTPALIGSKETECGHVSQGLETVWRNSEALETLRGLSVKDDPVYGTNPLKYIVGGPDIDHSFHTGGSYLGHDPYLPLYSRLALWLMVQSARIIKEAPWPQIRRKMGEKLLNCEKDGECVALTHSNCVLTLADTHGVVGDFYSAAALQENTDITNPVCYPDSEMSHIPKDARIRSYGCGSPVLDAGVSLGDTVVDLGCGAGVECYIAAKKTGPSGRVFGIDMLDHMLALARKPLGDVAQNLGYENVAFEKGFLEQLPLADNTVDLVISNCVINLSQDKRETFAEIFRILAPGGRIFISDVVTDEPCPPEIQNDAVLRGACLSGALVQPQLMSILESAGFSRIRVVKRFFYKEVLNHKFYAVTYTAFRPKPPEKTTVFYPGPHAAVLTDDGQLLLRGQSSEVVRASDAGEDTTVFELDHMGGVSNIEAVNACSCELPPPVEENKASVSPTSDQFPQTATKFQQDCMLCGKPLVYLEAQRQEACVFCGKQYPANAVCEQGHFVCDHCHGEDMVDVVKHICTHTDATDMIDLMNQLRSHPSFPLHGPEHHFAVPGVITAVYRNLGGDITNSDITTAIDRGRGVPGGVCAFWGTCGAAVGAGIALGVILKSTPLKPRARQIIQQVSEAIIHDLNQIEAARCCQREVWTTFKTMARLSTMYLPLALRAEGDVQCRQQGKNRECIRQDCPYFKV, from the coding sequence TTGAACACAGAGCCGTATCATCACTGGATCAGACTTGAACAGGACAACACAGCAGTATACGTCAACCCCGAATCCGTGGACTGGATCGTCCCCAGTGCCGCAGGAGACCGGTTGCTTCAAACGCTCATCTCTGCCAAAGGGCAGGGCGGGGCAACCGGCGATAAGGACTTTAGCGCCATTGTCCGTGAATCCCAGTTTCTCTCCTTGATAAAATCACCGGACGTGAGCGATTTTAAAGGCCGTGGCCATGTATTATCCCTGAAGCGGTTAAAGGAGTTCTGGCTGCATATCACCGACCAATGCAACCTTGCCTGCCGCCACTGCCTTTTTTCCTGTTCGGCAAAGACAAACCGGGCCATGGATTTTGGCATGATCACCGCTGCGGTTTCACAGGCTTACGCCCTGGGCACCCGGATTTTTTACTTAACCGGCGGAGAACCCCTGGTTCACCCCGATTTCCAAGATATTTGCCGGTTGATCTTAATGGAATACCCCGACACCATGCTTGTGATTTTGACCAATGGGATACGGATACCCGACCACCTGGATTTTTTTAAGACGTTGCCGTGTGACCGCCTGTTCCTCCAGGTCAGTCTGGATGGTATTGAAGAGACCAACGACCGGTTAAGGGGGGCAGGTGCTTTTGCTAAAACAACCGCCGCCCTTGCTGCATTAAAGGGATCAAATATTGTCACCACCCTGTCCATGGTGGTGCACCCGGATAATTTCCATCAAATGACAAAGATGGTTGAACTGGGCGCAGCATTTTCAGTTAACGCCATCCATTACATGTGGCTGTTAACCACGGGCCGGGCATCTTCCCAGTCGGCGGTGTCCATGGATGAGCTGTTCAACCGTTTGATTGAGGCACACGACATGGCCCAAGCCCACGGCATCTCCATTGATAATATCACCAACCTGGCGGCCAGGGTTTTTTCCACACCCGGTACCCGGTACGACCTGGGCAATGCCGGGTGGGAGTCCCTGGCGCTGGCCCCCGACGGCACGATCTATCCCACCCCGGCCCTGATCGGCAGCAAAGAGACCGAGTGCGGCCACGTTTCCCAGGGATTGGAAACCGTCTGGCGCAACAGTGAGGCCCTTGAAACCCTGCGTGGTTTATCGGTGAAAGATGACCCTGTCTACGGAACCAATCCTTTGAAATACATTGTGGGCGGCCCGGATATTGATCACAGCTTTCACACCGGCGGATCATACCTGGGGCATGACCCATACCTGCCCTTGTACAGCCGCCTGGCATTGTGGTTAATGGTCCAATCGGCCCGGATCATCAAAGAAGCCCCATGGCCCCAGATCCGGCGAAAAATGGGAGAAAAGCTGCTGAATTGTGAAAAGGATGGGGAATGCGTGGCCTTGACCCACTCCAATTGTGTGCTCACCCTGGCCGATACCCATGGGGTTGTGGGAGATTTTTATTCGGCAGCTGCGTTACAGGAGAATACGGATATCACCAATCCGGTCTGCTATCCCGATTCGGAAATGTCCCATATCCCCAAAGATGCCAGGATTCGGTCCTACGGCTGCGGCAGTCCGGTTTTGGACGCAGGTGTCTCTTTAGGTGACACCGTGGTGGATCTTGGCTGCGGGGCAGGGGTGGAGTGTTACATTGCCGCCAAAAAAACAGGCCCTTCGGGGCGGGTCTTCGGGATTGATATGCTGGATCACATGCTGGCTTTGGCCCGAAAACCCCTTGGGGATGTGGCCCAAAATCTGGGGTATGAGAACGTCGCGTTTGAAAAAGGGTTTCTTGAACAATTGCCCCTGGCGGATAACACCGTTGATCTGGTTATCTCAAACTGCGTCATCAACCTCTCCCAGGACAAACGCGAGACCTTTGCCGAAATTTTCCGCATCCTTGCCCCCGGCGGACGGATTTTTATTTCCGACGTGGTCACGGATGAGCCCTGTCCCCCTGAAATCCAGAATGATGCCGTGCTCCGGGGGGCGTGTCTGTCAGGCGCCCTTGTCCAGCCCCAGCTGATGAGCATTCTGGAGTCAGCGGGATTTAGCCGGATCAGGGTGGTGAAGCGCTTTTTTTACAAAGAGGTGTTGAACCACAAGTTTTATGCCGTCACCTATACGGCCTTTCGGCCAAAACCCCCGGAAAAAACCACGGTGTTTTACCCGGGGCCCCACGCTGCTGTTTTGACGGACGATGGGCAACTGCTGTTACGCGGTCAGTCGTCCGAAGTGGTCAGAGCCTCCGACGCCGGTGAGGACACGACTGTTTTTGAGCTGGATCACATGGGTGGCGTTTCCAACATTGAGGCCGTGAATGCCTGCAGCTGCGAGTTGCCTCCCCCTGTGGAAGAGAACAAGGCCTCCGTGAGCCCAACGTCAGACCAGTTCCCGCAAACGGCTACCAAGTTCCAACAGGACTGCATGCTGTGCGGTAAACCACTGGTCTATCTGGAAGCGCAAAGACAGGAAGCCTGCGTCTTTTGCGGTAAGCAATACCCTGCCAATGCCGTATGCGAACAAGGACATTTTGTCTGCGACCATTGCCATGGAGAAGATATGGTGGATGTCGTCAAACACATCTGCACCCATACCGATGCAACGGATATGATTGATTTGATGAATCAGCTTCGCAGCCACCCCTCATTTCCCCTCCATGGCCCCGAACATCATTTTGCCGTGCCCGGTGTTATCACGGCGGTGTATCGAAATCTGGGCGGGGATATCACAAACAGTGACATCACCACGGCCATTGACCGGGGCAGAGGGGTTCCCGGTGGTGTCTGCGCCTTCTGGGGAACCTGCGGTGCCGCTGTGGGGGCAGGCATTGCCCTGGGCGTTATTTTGAAAAGCACGCCCTTAAAACCCAGGGCCAGGCAGATCATTCAGCAGGTGTCCGAGGCCATTATCCACGACCTGAACCAAATCGAGGCGGCCCGCTGCTGCCAGCGGGAGGTCTGGACAACATTTAAAACCATGGCCCGGTTGTCAACAATGTACCTGCCCCTGGCTTTAAGGGCCGAGGGTGATGTGCAATGCCGGCAGCAGGGCAAAAACAGGGAGTGTATCCGGCAGGACTGTCCCTATTTCAAGGTGTAG